In the Streptomyces sp. f51 genome, one interval contains:
- a CDS encoding sulfite exporter TauE/SafE family protein — protein sequence MNTMTLWHISIGEFTALAAAALLVGFSKTAVSGANTVSLAVFAAVLPARASTGVLLPLLIVGDLLAVATYRRHAHWPTLWRLFPAVAAGVVLGTLFLVWADDGIVRASIGATLLLMTAITLWRRRAAVRDEEPDAVVTRAGRVRARSYGVLGGFTTMVANAGGPVMSMYLLSAGFRKLGFLGTSAFFFLIVNVAKLPFSAGLGLIDGRSLLLDAALAVFVVPGAFLGKWAVKRINQLLFERLVIAATVVGGVQLLLR from the coding sequence ATGAACACGATGACGCTCTGGCACATATCCATCGGGGAGTTCACGGCGCTCGCCGCCGCGGCTCTCCTCGTCGGCTTCTCCAAGACGGCCGTCAGCGGCGCCAACACGGTCAGTCTGGCGGTCTTCGCCGCCGTGCTGCCCGCCCGCGCCTCGACGGGCGTCCTGCTGCCCCTCCTGATCGTCGGGGACCTGCTGGCCGTCGCCACCTACCGGCGCCACGCCCACTGGCCCACGCTGTGGCGGCTGTTCCCCGCGGTCGCCGCCGGTGTCGTCCTCGGCACCCTGTTCCTGGTGTGGGCGGACGACGGGATCGTACGGGCCTCCATCGGCGCGACCCTGCTGCTGATGACCGCTATCACGCTGTGGCGCCGCCGGGCCGCCGTCCGGGACGAGGAACCCGACGCGGTCGTGACCCGGGCGGGCCGTGTCAGGGCGCGCTCCTACGGTGTCCTCGGCGGCTTCACCACCATGGTCGCCAACGCGGGCGGCCCGGTCATGTCGATGTATCTCCTCTCGGCTGGCTTCCGGAAACTGGGCTTCCTCGGCACCTCGGCCTTCTTCTTCCTGATCGTCAACGTCGCCAAGCTGCCGTTCAGCGCGGGCCTCGGCCTGATCGACGGCCGTTCGCTGCTGCTGGACGCGGCGCTGGCCGTCTTCGTGGTGCCGGGGGCGTTCCTCGGCAAGTGGGCGGTCAAGCGCATCAACCAGCTGCTCTTCGAGCGTCTGGTGATCGCGGCGACGGTGGTCGGCGGCGTACAACTGCTGCTGCGCTGA
- a CDS encoding thiolase family protein, translating to MRPVHFAAARRTPIGKLRGALSSVRPDDLAAHVVRGLVAEVPALDPARVDDVYWGAANQAGEDNRNVARMAALLAGLPDSVPGATVNRLCASGLEAITTAARAIASGEADIVLAGGSESMSRAPFVLPRPDEALPHRIETVDTRLGWRLVNPAMKDLHGVLSMGETAEEVAARYGVSRERQDAFALRSHQRAADARKNGYFASELLPFERPDGVVVDSDECVREDTSLDKLARLKPVFRAGGTVTAGNASPMNDGAAGVLLVSEEALNELGLESLGRYAAGASAGVHPDVMGIGPVPATRKALARVGWSVADIQEAEFNEAFAAQALACVDQLGIDPDLVNPTGGAIALGHPLGASGARILTTLLHRMRRTGAERGLATMCVGVGQGSAVLVERH from the coding sequence GTGCGTCCCGTCCACTTCGCGGCCGCCCGCCGCACCCCCATCGGCAAGCTGCGCGGCGCCCTGTCCTCCGTGCGGCCCGACGACCTCGCCGCGCACGTCGTCCGCGGCCTGGTCGCCGAGGTGCCCGCTCTGGACCCGGCCCGCGTCGACGACGTCTACTGGGGCGCGGCCAACCAGGCCGGCGAGGACAACCGCAACGTCGCCCGGATGGCCGCGCTGCTCGCCGGACTTCCCGACAGCGTGCCCGGTGCCACCGTCAACCGGCTCTGCGCGTCCGGCCTCGAAGCCATCACCACCGCGGCCCGCGCCATCGCCTCGGGCGAGGCCGACATCGTGCTCGCCGGCGGCTCCGAGTCGATGAGCCGGGCCCCCTTCGTGCTGCCCCGCCCGGACGAGGCGCTGCCGCACCGCATCGAGACCGTCGACACCCGGCTCGGCTGGCGGCTGGTCAACCCGGCGATGAAGGACCTGCACGGCGTCCTGTCCATGGGCGAGACCGCGGAGGAGGTCGCCGCGCGGTACGGCGTCTCGCGCGAGCGGCAGGACGCGTTCGCGCTCCGCAGCCACCAGCGTGCCGCCGACGCCCGCAAGAACGGGTACTTCGCCTCCGAGCTGCTCCCCTTCGAGCGCCCCGACGGTGTGGTCGTCGACAGCGACGAATGCGTACGGGAGGACACCTCGCTCGACAAACTGGCCCGCCTCAAGCCGGTGTTCCGAGCCGGAGGCACGGTCACCGCGGGCAACGCCTCGCCGATGAACGACGGAGCCGCCGGTGTGCTGCTGGTCAGCGAGGAGGCCCTGAACGAACTCGGGCTTGAATCGCTCGGCCGCTACGCCGCCGGGGCCTCGGCCGGCGTCCATCCCGACGTCATGGGCATCGGCCCGGTGCCCGCGACCCGCAAGGCGCTCGCCCGTGTCGGCTGGAGCGTCGCCGACATCCAGGAGGCCGAGTTCAACGAGGCGTTCGCCGCCCAGGCCCTCGCCTGCGTGGACCAGCTCGGCATCGACCCCGACCTCGTCAACCCGACCGGCGGCGCCATCGCCCTGGGCCACCCGCTCGGTGCCTCGGGTGCCCGCATCCTGACCACCCTGCTGCACCGCATGCGCCGTACGGGCGCCGAGCGCGGGCTGGCCACGATGTGCGTGGGCGTGGGGCAGGGCAGCGCGGTCCTGGTCGAGCGCCACTGA
- a CDS encoding SAM-dependent methyltransferase, translating to MTGTGSTADGIDTTRPHPARVYDWYLGGKDNYPVDERLGQQITARDPGAKRAARSNRWFMQRATRHLVRTAGIRQFLDIGTGIPTEPNLHQIAQRTAPDARVVYVDNDPIVLAHAEALLRGTTEGRTEYVQADVREPGKILAEAARVLDLDRPVGLSLIALMHFIADEGGAYELVGTLVDALAPGSFLSLSAMTADFEPEEVRRGIEAYARGGVTLVGRSHAGVSRFFEGLDLVEPGVVSVKDWRPGLAEGETPIGDEPVSLYGGVGLKRG from the coding sequence ATGACGGGGACGGGGTCCACCGCGGACGGGATCGACACCACCAGGCCGCATCCGGCCCGGGTGTACGACTGGTATCTGGGCGGCAAGGACAACTACCCGGTCGACGAGCGGCTCGGGCAGCAGATCACGGCGCGTGATCCGGGAGCCAAACGGGCCGCCCGCAGCAACCGGTGGTTCATGCAGCGCGCCACCCGGCACCTCGTCCGTACGGCGGGAATCCGCCAGTTCCTGGACATCGGCACCGGCATTCCCACCGAGCCCAACCTCCACCAGATCGCACAGCGCACCGCACCGGACGCGCGGGTGGTGTACGTCGACAACGACCCGATCGTCCTCGCCCACGCGGAGGCGCTGCTGCGCGGCACGACGGAGGGCAGGACGGAGTACGTCCAGGCGGACGTGCGCGAGCCGGGGAAGATCCTCGCCGAGGCCGCGCGCGTGCTCGACCTCGACCGTCCCGTGGGCCTGTCGCTGATCGCGCTGATGCACTTCATCGCCGACGAGGGCGGGGCGTACGAGCTGGTCGGGACCCTGGTCGACGCGCTGGCGCCCGGCAGCTTCCTGTCGCTGTCCGCGATGACCGCCGACTTCGAGCCCGAGGAGGTCCGGCGGGGCATCGAGGCGTACGCGCGCGGCGGCGTCACCCTGGTGGGCCGCTCGCACGCCGGGGTGAGCCGTTTCTTCGAGGGCCTGGACCTGGTCGAGCCGGGTGTCGTATCGGTGAAGGACTGGCGTCCCGGGCTCGCGGAGGGCGAGACCCCGATCGGCGACGAGCCGGTGTCCCTGTACGGCGGGGTCGGTCTGAAGCGCGGGTGA
- a CDS encoding ABC transporter ATP-binding protein, which translates to MASPESRKALPGKGSVLLALRYYGRELRRLRRLTVPGMLLPALGNIGIGYVAPLVVAKLVGRIAGGEGVSAGEALPYVLAFGGVLLLAEAFWRLGLHCLNRLDALGIERLYVIGMDELFAKDAAFFHDNFAGSLTKRVLSFASRYEEFVDTMTFQVVGSLVPLLFGSVVLWRYEPLLVAGLLVMIAVTGLCVVPLIRRRQALVDEREEAIARVSGHVADSLMNMDTVRAFAAEEREAAEHRSRVAASRRLTLRSWDYGNLRIDTFVAPMSVLTNALGLLLAVTLGGGAHGVEAVVVAFTYYANATRIMFEFNQIYRRLESAMTEAAQFTELLLTPPTVLDPVAPEPLRTGGADVRFERVTFTHGGAEPLFTGLELDVPSGAKVGLVGRSGGGKTTLTRLLLRMTDIEGGRILIGGQDISRLRQADLRSQIAYVPQDPAMFHRTLRDNIAFARPDATEAEIRRAAEAAHVTEFADALPDGFATMVGERGIKLSGGQRQRVALARAILRDAPILLLDEATSALDSESEILVQSALWRLMERRTALVVAHRLSTVATMDRLVVLDRGKIVEQGTHQELLATDGAYAKLWRHQSGGFIDDSPATADRH; encoded by the coding sequence ATGGCATCTCCTGAATCGCGCAAGGCATTACCGGGCAAGGGCTCGGTCCTCCTCGCACTTCGCTACTACGGAAGGGAGCTGCGCAGGCTCCGACGACTGACCGTGCCCGGCATGCTGCTGCCGGCACTGGGCAACATCGGCATCGGCTACGTGGCGCCGCTCGTCGTCGCGAAGCTGGTCGGCCGGATCGCGGGCGGCGAGGGTGTCTCCGCCGGCGAGGCACTGCCGTACGTCCTGGCCTTCGGCGGTGTCCTGCTCCTCGCGGAGGCGTTCTGGCGCCTCGGCCTGCACTGCCTGAACCGCCTCGACGCCCTCGGCATCGAGCGGCTGTACGTGATCGGCATGGACGAACTGTTCGCCAAGGACGCCGCGTTCTTCCACGACAACTTCGCCGGCTCGCTCACCAAGCGGGTGCTGAGCTTCGCCTCCCGCTACGAGGAGTTCGTCGACACCATGACCTTCCAGGTCGTGGGCAGCCTCGTGCCGCTCCTCTTCGGCTCGGTGGTGCTGTGGCGCTACGAACCCCTCCTGGTCGCCGGACTCCTCGTGATGATCGCCGTGACGGGGCTGTGCGTGGTGCCCCTCATCCGCCGCCGTCAGGCACTCGTCGACGAGCGCGAGGAGGCGATCGCCCGGGTCTCGGGCCATGTCGCCGACAGCCTGATGAACATGGACACCGTCCGGGCCTTCGCGGCCGAGGAGCGCGAGGCGGCCGAGCACCGCTCCCGGGTGGCGGCGTCCCGGCGGCTCACCCTGCGCTCCTGGGACTACGGCAATCTGCGCATCGACACGTTCGTCGCGCCGATGTCCGTCCTGACCAACGCGCTCGGACTGCTGCTCGCGGTCACCCTCGGCGGGGGCGCGCACGGTGTGGAGGCGGTCGTGGTGGCCTTCACGTACTACGCCAACGCGACCAGGATCATGTTCGAGTTCAACCAGATCTACCGGCGTCTGGAGAGCGCCATGACGGAGGCCGCGCAGTTCACCGAGCTGCTGCTGACACCGCCGACCGTGCTCGACCCGGTCGCTCCGGAGCCGCTGCGGACCGGCGGGGCCGACGTCCGCTTCGAGCGGGTGACCTTCACCCACGGTGGCGCCGAGCCGCTGTTCACCGGGCTCGAACTGGACGTGCCCAGCGGGGCGAAGGTCGGTCTGGTCGGCCGGTCGGGCGGCGGCAAGACCACGCTCACCCGGCTGCTGCTGCGGATGACGGACATCGAGGGCGGCCGCATCCTGATCGGCGGCCAGGACATCAGCAGGCTGAGGCAGGCCGATCTGCGCAGCCAGATCGCGTACGTGCCGCAGGACCCGGCGATGTTCCACCGCACGCTGCGGGACAACATCGCCTTCGCCCGTCCGGACGCCACCGAGGCGGAGATCCGGCGAGCGGCCGAGGCGGCCCATGTCACGGAGTTCGCCGACGCGCTGCCCGACGGTTTCGCCACCATGGTCGGGGAACGTGGCATCAAGCTGTCCGGCGGCCAGCGCCAGCGGGTCGCCCTCGCCCGCGCGATCCTGCGTGACGCGCCGATCCTGCTGCTCGACGAGGCGACCAGCGCTCTGGACTCCGAGAGCGAGATCCTGGTCCAGTCGGCGCTGTGGCGGCTCATGGAACGGCGTACGGCGCTCGTGGTGGCGCACCGGCTGAGCACGGTCGCCACCATGGACCGGCTCGTCGTCCTCGACCGGGGAAAGATCGTCGAACAGGGCACGCACCAGGAACTGCTCGCGACGGACGGCGCCTACGCGAAGCTGTGGCGCCACCAGTCCGGCGGCTTCATAGACGACAGCCCGGCCACGGCCGACCGGCACTGA
- a CDS encoding CBS domain-containing protein, whose amino-acid sequence MTLIVGQVMTSEVVGARREMSFKDVARLLDRYRISGLPVVDDDDKVVGVISETDLLRVRALRSGSEREPRRGPLPPRRGPTWQRRAVPSLRRGLFSLRRRLFSLCGALPRPAGGDGPWRAAARRSAADGGGAVRPSTAEQLMSTPAITVHPEQRVADAARVMERHRVERLPVVDEEDRLIGIATRRDLLRVFLRTDEEIRREIAEDVLGRALSLPPHAVIVSVGEGVVTLEGRLEHRSEIPEAIRLTWRVDGVVGVMNSLTFRVDDTHPAERHPSHRIEHHWLPER is encoded by the coding sequence ATGACCCTCATCGTCGGGCAGGTGATGACCAGCGAGGTCGTCGGGGCGCGCAGGGAGATGTCCTTCAAGGACGTGGCCCGGCTCCTGGACCGGTACCGGATCAGCGGGCTGCCGGTCGTGGACGACGACGACAAGGTCGTCGGCGTGATCTCGGAGACCGATCTGCTGCGGGTACGGGCCCTGCGGTCCGGCAGCGAACGGGAACCGCGCCGCGGACCGCTCCCACCGCGCCGCGGACCGACCTGGCAGCGCCGCGCAGTGCCGTCTCTGCGGCGGGGACTGTTCTCGCTGCGGCGCCGACTGTTCTCGCTGTGCGGCGCGCTGCCCCGGCCGGCCGGCGGCGACGGTCCCTGGCGGGCGGCGGCGCGCCGCTCGGCGGCCGACGGGGGCGGGGCGGTCCGCCCCTCGACCGCGGAGCAGCTGATGTCCACACCGGCGATCACCGTGCATCCCGAGCAGCGGGTGGCCGACGCCGCCCGGGTCATGGAGCGCCATCGCGTCGAACGGCTTCCGGTGGTGGACGAGGAGGACCGTCTCATCGGTATCGCCACCCGCCGTGACCTGCTGCGGGTCTTCCTGCGGACGGACGAGGAGATCCGCCGGGAGATCGCCGAAGACGTCCTCGGGCGGGCGCTGTCGCTGCCCCCGCACGCGGTGATCGTCTCGGTCGGCGAGGGGGTGGTGACGCTGGAGGGCCGGCTGGAGCACCGCAGCGAGATCCCGGAGGCCATCCGGCTGACGTGGCGGGTCGACGGTGTCGTCGGGGTCATGAACAGCCTGACCTTCCGCGTCGACGACACGCACCCGGCCGAAAGGCACCCCTCGCACCGGATCGAACACCACTGGCTGCCCGAACGCTGA
- a CDS encoding GAF domain-containing protein — MDRSAHLPEEPAAPQFRLDALLEDLQEQVQRVRGTQNRVHTLLEAVLAIGSDLDLDVVLRQIVESAVQLVDCRYGALGVLGDEGGIKQFITVGIDEETIARIGHYPRGEGILGLLIREPHALRLPVLSDHPDSVGFPPGHPPMTTFLGTPVQVRDKIFGNLYLTEKHGGAEFDAEDEAVLRTLGAAAGVAIDNARLYDDARRRERWLAASSDLTRTLLSGADPVDVLHAFTATVRELSDADLVTLALPLTGTTDLVIESAEGRDADQVRGLTLPDGTSLAAKVYASGERIVSPSLSQDPRTGTGSASVLDLGPAFVIPLGTHERVRGVLQVANRQGGTVFPDATVDMIAGFAGHAALALEIAEHRRDAEQLLVLNDRDRIARDLHDLAIQRLFAGGLSLQSVLNRLADRPDVAERVQRVVDDLDDTIKVVRSTIYALRESDRSGATAGLRTRLVTEVGRAAETLGFAPALRMSGLLDTDVSDEQREHVVAVLREALSNVARHAEATAVEVTAEATATALRLRVADNGRGIGPDVTRRSGLGNIGTRAEHLGGSCALTSNEPSGTVLEWTVPLRHDATA, encoded by the coding sequence ATGGACCGGAGCGCACATCTTCCGGAGGAGCCGGCGGCCCCGCAGTTCCGTCTCGACGCCCTCCTGGAGGACCTCCAGGAGCAGGTCCAGCGTGTGCGCGGCACCCAGAACCGGGTGCACACCCTTCTCGAAGCCGTGCTCGCGATTGGCAGCGACCTGGACCTCGACGTCGTGCTGCGGCAGATCGTGGAGTCCGCGGTGCAGCTCGTCGACTGCCGCTACGGCGCCCTCGGCGTCCTCGGCGACGAGGGCGGCATCAAGCAGTTCATCACGGTGGGGATCGACGAGGAGACCATCGCCCGCATCGGTCACTACCCCCGGGGAGAGGGCATCCTCGGTCTGCTGATCCGCGAGCCGCACGCGCTGCGGCTGCCCGTCCTGAGCGACCACCCCGACTCCGTGGGCTTCCCGCCGGGCCACCCCCCGATGACCACGTTCCTCGGCACCCCCGTGCAGGTCCGCGACAAGATCTTCGGCAATCTGTACCTCACGGAGAAGCACGGCGGGGCGGAGTTCGACGCCGAGGACGAGGCCGTGCTGCGCACGCTCGGCGCGGCGGCCGGCGTGGCCATCGACAACGCCCGTCTGTACGACGACGCCCGGCGCCGTGAGCGCTGGCTGGCCGCGAGCAGCGACCTGACCCGCACCCTGCTGTCGGGCGCCGACCCGGTCGACGTCCTGCACGCCTTCACGGCCACGGTCCGGGAGCTGTCCGACGCCGATCTCGTCACGCTGGCGCTGCCGCTGACCGGGACCACGGACCTGGTGATCGAGTCGGCCGAGGGGCGCGACGCCGACCAGGTGCGGGGGCTCACCCTGCCCGACGGCACGAGTCTGGCGGCCAAGGTGTACGCCTCGGGCGAGCGGATCGTCAGCCCCTCGCTCAGCCAGGACCCGCGCACCGGGACGGGCAGTGCTTCGGTCCTCGACCTCGGCCCGGCGTTCGTGATCCCGCTCGGCACCCACGAGCGGGTGCGGGGCGTGCTCCAGGTGGCGAACCGGCAGGGCGGCACCGTGTTCCCCGACGCCACCGTCGACATGATCGCCGGGTTCGCCGGCCATGCGGCGCTGGCCCTGGAGATCGCCGAGCACCGGCGCGACGCGGAACAGCTGCTCGTCCTCAACGACCGCGACCGGATCGCACGCGATCTGCACGATCTGGCCATCCAGCGGCTCTTCGCGGGCGGGCTCAGCCTCCAGTCGGTGCTCAACCGGCTCGCCGACCGGCCCGACGTGGCCGAACGCGTGCAGCGGGTGGTGGACGACCTCGACGACACGATCAAGGTCGTACGGTCCACGATCTACGCCCTGCGGGAGAGCGACCGGTCCGGCGCCACCGCCGGCCTGCGCACCCGGCTCGTCACCGAGGTGGGCCGCGCGGCCGAGACGCTGGGCTTCGCCCCGGCCCTGCGCATGAGCGGCCTGCTGGACACCGACGTGTCCGACGAGCAGCGGGAACACGTGGTCGCGGTGCTGCGCGAGGCCCTGTCCAACGTCGCCCGGCACGCCGAGGCCACCGCGGTGGAGGTCACCGCCGAGGCCACCGCCACCGCGCTGCGGCTGCGGGTGGCGGACAACGGGCGCGGGATCGGCCCCGACGTCACCCGCCGCAGCGGGCTCGGCAACATCGGCACCCGCGCCGAGCACCTGGGCGGCAGCTGCGCCCTGACGTCCAACGAGCCGAGCGGCACCGTCCTGGAGTGGACGGTACCGCTGCGCCACGACGCCACGGCCTGA